The Microscilla marina ATCC 23134 nucleotide sequence GGCACAAGCAGCAAGCCACAAGCCTTACTTTACTTGCCCAAACTTGTTGCTTGTACCTTATTGCTTGTCGCTTGTATAATGTTAAATACTTCCCCCCGCAATGGCAGGCACAATACTGATGACAGAATCTTTTGTTACCTCGGTTGCTTCATTTTGCAGCGCCTTGATGTCTTCGTCGCCGATAAAAACCCGCACAAAGTTTCTGAATTTACCACTTTCATCCAGCAAATGCTGCTTAATGTCTGGATAAGTTTCTGTCAAATTAACAATAGTTGCCCCTACGGTGTCGCCAGAGCCGTTAAAAGTTGCTTGATTTTCAGTGAACTTTCTTAAAGGTGTTGGTATGATAATTTTTGCCATTGTAATGGTTTTGTTTTGAATTTATGTGAATTTTTTTTCTTAGCTTTTAGCCTTTAGCTTTTTTTGTTCTTCTGTGTAGCTTTAGCCGTTAGCCTTTAGCTTTTTCTTGAGCTACGCTGGGCTTTTAGCCTTTAGCTTTTGTTTGGCTGTTTGTAGGGAGCTTTTAGCCTTTTTTTTGAGCTATGATGAGCTTTTAGCCTTTAGCCTTTTTCTTGAGCTTTGATTGGCTTTTAGCCTCGCTTTGCGCCCATTCGTAATTCGTAATTAACCAATTCGTAATTAGCTTTGCAGAGCTCCCTCTGGTCGGTTCGTAATTCCCTCATTCGTAATTAAAAAGCTTCGCGCTCATTCGTAATTAACTCTCATGCTTGTAACTGCAAAATATTTTCTTCTGCAAATGCCTGGTTGTTGTCTAATTGCCACGAACGTGTTTTTACACTTTTGCCTCCTTTGACTGATATGATAATGTAAGAGAAAAAAGGTTGTGCCACCTTCAGGTCGTGTTCTGACGGAATGGCGGGGTGTTCGGGGTGCGAATGGTATACTCCCAACAAAGTTGTATTGTTTTCGAGGGCGTAGCGTTCAGCTTTCATATAGTCACGCGGATCTACCTCAAACCTGCGGCGTTGGTCGCCTTCTTTGCTGTTGGGTACCTCTACAGCAAGCTCGATGTAGCGTGTTTGCTCATCTTCTTTTCCGTAGAAAAAACCCACACACTCGTTGGGGTAAGTGGCTTCTGCGTGCTTTTGCATTACTTTTAATGCTTGTTGGTCAATATTCAGTGTTTTCATTTTTTAGTCGATAGTTGATAGTCCATAGCTTCTACAGCCTAAAGCTATTAGCCTTTAGTCATTAGCTTTAGGCTGGTTTGCAAGCATGCTACCTGTTTTATAATACATTGATTTTTAAGGATTGATAAAATCGGTAGATGGAAGTTGCTTCCTTGAGCCTTGATTATCTGAAAGTATTGTGTTTGCTTTAGTTGATGGTGGGTAGTTTTTTAGCTACACTTCGCAAACCATCAAACAATAAAGCCATCCTAAAAGCCATCCAATTCCTAATTTAAAATTCTTACCCCTTAATTAAACACTTGCTTGAGTACCTCACTGTATTTGTCGGCGCTATCAGGAAACATCGTGACAATGGTTCCTTCCTCTATAGTATCGGCAAGGGCAATGGCTCCTGCAAGGTTGGCTGCTGCCGAAGGGCTAATGAGTAAACCCTCCTTTTGTGCCACTTCTTTTATTAATTCATAAGCGTCAAACGTGCTTACTTCCAGGTTTTTGTCTGCCAGGCTGTCGTCATAAAACTGGGGCACGATGGCGGTTTCCATGTGTTTCCAGCCTTCCAGCCCGTGCATGGGCGAGTCGGGTTGCAACGATACTATTTCAATGCCTGGGTTATATTCTTTCAGGCGGCGGCTGGTGCCCATAAAAGTGCCCGAAGTACCCAGCCCCGCCACAAAGTGGGTAATTTCTCCTTGGGTTTGTTCAATGATTTCGGGGGCAGTGTGGGCATAGTGGGCTTGCCAATTGTGTGGGTTGGCGTATTGGTCGGCATAAAAATACAAATCGGGGTTTTGGGCGTGCAGTTCTTTTGCCTTTATTTGGGCGCCATCGGTAAGCTCGGTGGCAGGTGTATAGACAATGTCTACCCCGTGGGCGCGCAAAATCATTTTTCGTTCTTTAGACGCATTTTCGGGCAGGCAAAGCGCTACTTGAATGCCCAAAGCCGCGCCTACTGCCCCATAAGCAATGCCTGTGTTGCCACTGCTGGCGTCTAGCAACACCCGGTTTTGGTCGAGTTGCCCGTGCAGAATGGCTTGTTTGATAATATTGAAAGCAGGGCGGGCTTTTACACTGCCCCCTAGTTGCTGCCATTCGAGTTTGGCTAAAATCTGTACTTTTGGGTTTTTATACACCCGGTCTAGCGCCACCAAAGGCGTGTTGCCAATGAGTTGGCTTACCTGATGCAGGCGTTTTTCCAGTGTTGAGTCAATCGTGAGCGTTTGCATATTGATATTATGTGTTTTAGTTTACTAGTTGGGAGTCGGTAGTTGGTAGCCTCTACAGACTCAAGTCCTTAGATACCGATGCATATCGGTGCTTTTAGCGACAAACTGCAAGTTTTTGGCTGATCTTCATAAAACTAACCGATTTCATAATAGATTGATTTTTTAATGGTTTATAAAATCGGTAGATGGAAGTTGGGAGTCAGTAGTTTGTAGTTTTTGCAATCTTTACTTCTATTTGCTCTGCTATCGTCTACTGACTCCCAACTACTAACTAAAAAATAAAAAAGCCTTTCCCCGGTTCGTTAGAACTAAGGAAAGGCTTTTGAAATCTTTATATCTTATGTTTACTATAAGTCTATGTTGGGTTCAAAACCATTGTCTCTCCATTTAGCTCAACGCACAATGCAGCCACACAACAACAACACGCAGTCGTTTTTGTCAGGTTTTGGGCATTATTTGCTAAATGTTGTAACAAGTTTTTTTGTTTAAAAGAGTAATGAATGATTTTCTTCGCCGCTAATGTACAATAAAAACTCTGACAATATCAAAAAAGAGGGTGTTTTTGTGTGTTAAATTGCTGTTAAGTTTTGGGAGCTTCTGTAGCCTTTTCTTGAGCTATGATGAGCCTTGTAGCTTTTTTTGGTTGTTTGTAGGGAGCTTTTAGCCTTTTTGTTCTATGTGTAGCTTTAGCCTTTTCTTGAGCTACGATATAGTTTAGCCTTTAGCTTTTAGCCTTTTCTTGAGCTATGATGAGCCTTTAGCTTTTTCTTGAGCTACGATGAGTTTTTAGCTTTTGTTTAACTGTTTGTATGGAGCCTTTAGCCTTAAATTATCATATTTGCGAATTAGTTAGAAGTTGGCAACCCATAGTTTTGACTGCGTTTCGCGCCCATTCGTAATTAGCTTACGCAGAGCTCCCTCCGGTCGGTTCGTAATTCCCTCATTCGTAATTCGTAATTAGCTTACGCAGAGCTCCCTGCGGTCGGTTCGTAATTGTTTAATTCGTAATTCGTAATTCCCTCATTCGTAATTCACCTTTTTTATCGCTTTTTTCTCGGTTAAACCCGTAAATTTTACCGCTTATGCCACAAAAACGACCACTTACGCCATGTTTTTGGATGCTATCTGGCACGTTGATAATTTGCCTCCCTGCTATTTAATAATTCAATAAACCAAACAGGGAATGCATACACATAAGCAACCACAACAAAACAAAGACCAAGGGGCAATACAAGCTCAAGAAAACACGGCACAACGCCCAAGCGAGGTGGCCCATAAAAGTGCCCAAGGGCAACAACCCACCCTGCAAGCCAAACAACGCCCCATTCAGCGCCGGAACCATAACCAATCGCACAAGGCAAAGCACCAGCCCATTCAGCGCACAGCCCAAACCAACGACCTCAAAACCCAAATGGGCAACCAACATGGGGTAGATTTGTCGGGCTTCAAGGAACACTCTAATAAAAAAACAGTTGCCAAAACTAAAAATAGTCAGTCTACCAAGGTAACCCAGATACCTACAGAACAGCAAAGTAAAAAGGCTGTGGAGCCTAGCTATGATCCTTCAAAAATTGGTCAGAAGGGTGTTCCTAAAATGGCATCCTCACCACCAAGTAAAAAAATAAAACAAGTTGCACTTAGTAAAACAGCTTGTATGGTTCATGGAATTGATGCAGACCATGTTAAAGGAGTAATTCAGCAAGGGTACCTATCTTGCGCATATCGCCGTCTAGGACCAGGTGAAGATTACTCAAGACCTGCTGATAAAACAGGTGGTGGAGCTTTAGGTGTATATTTACGCTTAGTTGGAAGCACACATACAAAGTGGCCTGTAAAAGGATATGGAGTAGGGGCAAATACTAAAAGTAAAGTACAATTAGTATTTTCTCCTGAGATTCTTGAAAAGGGTGAATGGCGAGTAAGTAGTATGGACGGCATGGGTAAAGTTCCAGGTGTGCAATCAAAAGATCTCACAACAGGTTTGAGAAAGACCAAAACAGATTGGGGAAAGACCAAAGAACTCTGGTCGAAGCAA carries:
- a CDS encoding MoaD/ThiS family protein, translating into MAKIIIPTPLRKFTENQATFNGSGDTVGATIVNLTETYPDIKQHLLDESGKFRNFVRVFIGDEDIKALQNEATEVTKDSVISIVPAIAGGSI
- a CDS encoding M67 family metallopeptidase yields the protein MKTLNIDQQALKVMQKHAEATYPNECVGFFYGKEDEQTRYIELAVEVPNSKEGDQRRRFEVDPRDYMKAERYALENNTTLLGVYHSHPEHPAIPSEHDLKVAQPFFSYIIISVKGGKSVKTRSWQLDNNQAFAEENILQLQA
- a CDS encoding PLP-dependent cysteine synthase family protein, which gives rise to MQTLTIDSTLEKRLHQVSQLIGNTPLVALDRVYKNPKVQILAKLEWQQLGGSVKARPAFNIIKQAILHGQLDQNRVLLDASSGNTGIAYGAVGAALGIQVALCLPENASKERKMILRAHGVDIVYTPATELTDGAQIKAKELHAQNPDLYFYADQYANPHNWQAHYAHTAPEIIEQTQGEITHFVAGLGTSGTFMGTSRRLKEYNPGIEIVSLQPDSPMHGLEGWKHMETAIVPQFYDDSLADKNLEVSTFDAYELIKEVAQKEGLLISPSAAANLAGAIALADTIEEGTIVTMFPDSADKYSEVLKQVFN